The segment TTACAGAGATTTTTAATTTAATTCCTGATCAAGCACGTGTTGCTGATGTGGGAACAGACCACGGATTACTTCTTATCAAAGCGATCCAAGAGCATAAAGCGTCTTTTGGTTATGGTCTTGATATTGCAGAAAAGCCATTACAACAGGCACGTGAAAATGTCGAGCGTTTTGGATTAAAAGATAAAATTGAACTCCAGTTAGGTAATGGTCTTGAAGGGTTTCAGGGTGACGCTAATTGCTATGTTATTGCGGGAATGGGCGCTGAAACAATATGGTCTATAATTTCTAATTATAAATTTAATGAGAATGATACAATTATCATTCAATCAAATAC is part of the Erysipelothrix piscisicarius genome and harbors:
- a CDS encoding class I SAM-dependent methyltransferase encodes the protein MKLSNRLTEIFNLIPDQARVADVGTDHGLLLIKAIQEHKASFGYGLDIAEKPLQQARENVERFGLKDKIELQLGNGLEGFQGDANCYVIAGMGAETIWSIISNYKFNENDTIIIQSNTKNAWLRQTVSEHGFALIDERFILEREIPVFIMVIKVSTSNQSALTQEDVLIGPMLKKQLNEDYRIYLTNRANHLYSIKKHNVAFEEEYNTIKNILEKEC